One genomic segment of Hordeum vulgare subsp. vulgare chromosome 2H, MorexV3_pseudomolecules_assembly, whole genome shotgun sequence includes these proteins:
- the LOC123431163 gene encoding heavy metal-associated isoprenylated plant protein 39-like isoform X2 codes for MAAVKVVVKLDLQDDTRKRKAIKAVSTLCGIDEIVLDMKCDKMTVVGTVDPVDVVCKLRRRFCTVQVVSVGPAKQEEEKKKVAVDPAKEEEKKKEVSVGPAKEEEKKKDGNTNDAGTLVPVYLPCNLPHCYPPPQHPHPCCYFVHTEEGPNACAIC; via the exons ATGGCCGCCGTGAAG GTGGTGGTGAAGCTGGACCTGCAGGACGACACGCGGAAGCGCAAGGCGATCAAGGCCGTCTCCACTCTCTGTG GTATCGACGAGATCGTCCTGGACATGAAGTGCGACAAGATGACGGTCGTGGGCACGGTCGACCCCGTCGACGTCGTCTGCAAGCTGCGCAGGCGCTTCTGCACAGTGCAGGTGGTCTCCGTCGGCCCGGCcaaacaggaggaggagaagaagaaggtcgcCGTCGacccggccaaggaggaggagaaaaagaaggaggtctCCGTCGgcccggccaaggaggaggagaagaagaaggacggcaACACGAACGACGCGGGCACGCTCGTCCCAGTGTACCTGCCGTGCAACCTGCCGCACTGCTACCCGCCGCCTCAGCACCCGCACCCGTGCTGCTACTTCGTCCACACCGAGGAGGGCCCCAACGCGtgcgccatctgctga
- the LOC123431163 gene encoding heavy metal-associated isoprenylated plant protein 39-like isoform X3 encodes MAAVKLDLQDDTRKRKAIKAVSTLCGIDEIVLDMKCDKMTVVGTVDPVDVVCKLRRRFCTVQVVSVGPAKQEEEKKKVAVDPAKEEEKKKEVSVGPAKEEEKKKDGNTNDAGTLVPVYLPCNLPHCYPPPQHPHPCCYFVHTEEGPNACAIC; translated from the exons ATGGCCGCCGTGAAG CTGGACCTGCAGGACGACACGCGGAAGCGCAAGGCGATCAAGGCCGTCTCCACTCTCTGTG GTATCGACGAGATCGTCCTGGACATGAAGTGCGACAAGATGACGGTCGTGGGCACGGTCGACCCCGTCGACGTCGTCTGCAAGCTGCGCAGGCGCTTCTGCACAGTGCAGGTGGTCTCCGTCGGCCCGGCcaaacaggaggaggagaagaagaaggtcgcCGTCGacccggccaaggaggaggagaaaaagaaggaggtctCCGTCGgcccggccaaggaggaggagaagaagaaggacggcaACACGAACGACGCGGGCACGCTCGTCCCAGTGTACCTGCCGTGCAACCTGCCGCACTGCTACCCGCCGCCTCAGCACCCGCACCCGTGCTGCTACTTCGTCCACACCGAGGAGGGCCCCAACGCGtgcgccatctgctga
- the LOC123431163 gene encoding heavy metal-associated isoprenylated plant protein 39-like isoform X1, whose protein sequence is MAAVKKVVVKLDLQDDTRKRKAIKAVSTLCGIDEIVLDMKCDKMTVVGTVDPVDVVCKLRRRFCTVQVVSVGPAKQEEEKKKVAVDPAKEEEKKKEVSVGPAKEEEKKKDGNTNDAGTLVPVYLPCNLPHCYPPPQHPHPCCYFVHTEEGPNACAIC, encoded by the exons ATGGCCGCCGTGAAG AAGGTGGTGGTGAAGCTGGACCTGCAGGACGACACGCGGAAGCGCAAGGCGATCAAGGCCGTCTCCACTCTCTGTG GTATCGACGAGATCGTCCTGGACATGAAGTGCGACAAGATGACGGTCGTGGGCACGGTCGACCCCGTCGACGTCGTCTGCAAGCTGCGCAGGCGCTTCTGCACAGTGCAGGTGGTCTCCGTCGGCCCGGCcaaacaggaggaggagaagaagaaggtcgcCGTCGacccggccaaggaggaggagaaaaagaaggaggtctCCGTCGgcccggccaaggaggaggagaagaagaaggacggcaACACGAACGACGCGGGCACGCTCGTCCCAGTGTACCTGCCGTGCAACCTGCCGCACTGCTACCCGCCGCCTCAGCACCCGCACCCGTGCTGCTACTTCGTCCACACCGAGGAGGGCCCCAACGCGtgcgccatctgctga